One Coccinella septempunctata chromosome 1, icCocSept1.1, whole genome shotgun sequence DNA window includes the following coding sequences:
- the LOC123322978 gene encoding uncharacterized protein LOC123322978 isoform X1 has product MTTQLESRDEVLDDEPELTQSRYILAKYRIQVIEPEQPTVTCEDLLDICDDNSEHYHPGPRALDYYPYDGKFRLTWDTFVQLLYCVFLPCLYCHQKYMMCLDRCYACCSRQFRIAEEKYTFQNCLCTCCFLEYE; this is encoded by the exons ATGACAACCCAGTTAGAATCCAGAGATGAAGTGTTGGACGATGAGCCTGAACTTACTCAATCGAGGTACATCTTGGCAAAATACCGCATACAGGTGATAGAACCAGAGCAGCCTACGGTGACATGCGAGGATCTACTGGACATTTGTGACGATAACAGTGAACATTATCACCCGGGTCCAAGAGCACTAG attaCTATCCATATGACGGAAAGTTCAGGCTGACATGGGATACTTTCGTTCAGCTTTTATACTGCGTATTCCTTCCATGTTTGTACTGTCACCAGAAGTACATGATGTGCCTGGACAGATGTTATGCTTGTTGCTCCAGACAATTTCGCATAGCTGAAGAAAAATACACTTTTCAGAACTGCCTATGTACCTGCTGCTTTCTCGAGTACGAGTAG
- the LOC123322978 gene encoding uncharacterized protein LOC123322978 isoform X2 has protein sequence MTTQLESRDEVLDDEPELTQSRYILAKYRIQVIEPEQPTVTCEDLLDICDDNSEHYHPGPRALGITELLSI, from the exons ATGACAACCCAGTTAGAATCCAGAGATGAAGTGTTGGACGATGAGCCTGAACTTACTCAATCGAGGTACATCTTGGCAAAATACCGCATACAGGTGATAGAACCAGAGCAGCCTACGGTGACATGCGAGGATCTACTGGACATTTGTGACGATAACAGTGAACATTATCACCCGGGTCCAAGAGCACTAGGTATTACAGA attaCTATCCATATGA